A window of Pullulanibacillus sp. KACC 23026 genomic DNA:
ATCAAGAGTTGAAGAGTGATGTTCTTTCCCATTTAGAAGCGATCTTGCGTCATGAAGGCATCCTTGCTTAAACGAAAAAACTTGTTCGTTGAGAAAGTTACTATATTTATTTTGTAATAAGAGGTGTGAGGAGGGATTTAAATGGAGCCTCAGCGGATCGAGGCGGCGAGACGTTTTGTGAATGTCAACGCCAAAGATAATAGAGTCTATTTAATTATGAAAAGAACCATTGATATTCTAGGTGCACTTGTAGGACTTATTCTTCTATCTCCTCTTTTTCTTATTGTGGGTCTCTTAATTAAAACAGAAGATTCAAAGGGTCCTGTATTCTTTACCCAGAAACGAGTCGGGTTAAACCAAAAAGAATTTACGATGATTAAATTCCGATCGATGGTGGTCAATGCTGAGGAGATGCTGGCGTCATTAATGGAGCAAAATGAAGCGTCAGGTCTTATGTTTAAAATGAAAAACGATCCTCGTGTTTTAAAAATTGGAAAATTCATCCGGAAAACAAGTATTGATGAGCTTCCTCAGCTCATCAATGTGTTAAAAGGGGATATGAGTTTAGTGGGTCCGCGTCCTCCATTACCTTGGGAAGTAAACGAATATACGAGCTATGAATTACAACGGTTAACCGTAGTACCAGGCTGTACGGGCTTATGGCAGGTCAGCGGTAGAAGCAATATCGGATTTGAAGAAATGGTTGAACTCGATTTAACCTACATACAGAAGCGTGACTTCTGGTATGATCTCAAAATTATATTTAAAACAGTGATTTTGCTGTTTGGTTCAAATGACGCATTTTAATGAAATTGAAGTATGTATAGTATATATTTTAAATTATAGACAGTGAGATAGGTTTGGAATAATAATCAAATTATTAAATTTATTATTAAGGTTGATTAAAAAAGCAATCTGTATTCTTTACCACAATTTATAGTCTCCAAGAGATTTTTAGTTATTGCAAAAAAAAGTTAAGATTAAGGTTGGTAATTATTATGGAAAAGTTTTTGAAAAAAAATAAAGGAAATTTAAATATTAAAAAACCAAAAATATGTTTAGTTTCTTCATCAGGAGGTCATTGGGAACAACTCCAAAAGTTGCAACCACTCTTAGAAAAATATGAAGGTTTTATGGTAACGGAACAAACACGTTTTGAAGCAGAAGCAAAGTATTTTATGAGACAAACAGATTTAAAGGATAAAACTATGCCTTTTAAAATGTTATGGAATACAATTTATGCACTATTCATATGGTTCAAAGAATCACCAGATTTTGTAATAACAACTGGAACTATGGTTGCATTTCCATTCTATTTGTTATCAGTAGTTTTTAGAAAAAAATTTATTTTTATTGAGACCTTTGGTCGAGCAAATATGCCTACAGTTGCTGGGAAAATAATGGAGAAACATTCAGATTTATTCATTGTACAATGGGAAACGCAAAAGAAATTCTATAAAAAAGCAATATACGGAGGATGCCTTTATTGATTTTTGTAACAGTAGGTTCAAGAAACTATCCATTTGATAGATTGTTTATAAAACTTGACGAATTGTATGAAAAAGGTTTCTTAAAAGAAGAAATGTTTGCTCAGATTGGTGTTTCTAAATACAGACCTAAATATTTTGAGTTTAAAGATTTTATTTCACAAGAAGAATTTAAACAAAAAGTAGAAGAAGCTAGTATCGTAGTCAGTCATGGAGCATCAGGTTCAATTATGAAAGCATTGAATGCTGGTAAAAAAGTAATAGCTGTAACGAGATTGGAAAAATACGGAGAGCATATTAACGACCATCAAATACAGAATAATGAAGCATTTTCAATTAATGGGTATGTAATTCCTGTATTTGAAATGGAAGAACTTGAAAAAGCATTTCTATCAATTTACGAAGGAACCGATAATCTTAAATCCTGGAAGAATAGTGATCCAAAATCAATTATAAATATAATTGACAATTTCATTCAGGAGAATTGGTAATATGAAAAAAGTAAAGATTTTAGTAATACCAACTGGTGGTATGGGTTTAGATGGAATCACAACATCAGTACTAAATTATTATAGGAATTTTGATCGAAACAAAATTCATACAACGTTTATTGCAACTAAAATAAAATGTGATGATAAGTTATTTATAAATATTAGTCGAGAAATAGCTAATAACGGTGATAGTATTTATTACATTAATCGCTCGAAGAATGTTTTTGTTTACTTTGTGGAGTTAATAAGATTAATGTATAAAGGTAAATATGACTTAGTACACATCCATGGTAGTAGCAGTTTAATGTCAATTGAATTGCTTGCTGCAAAACTATCGGGAATAGAAGTTAGAATAGCACATAGTCACAATACTACATGTGAACACAAGTTAATAAATAAATTGTTATATCCATTTTTCTTATTTTTAACAACTTATAGAGTTGCTTGTGGTATAGATGCTGGAAGATGGCTATTCAAAAAGCATGATTTTACTGTAATACGAAATGGAATAGACTTCCGTGATTTTAAATTTGATAAAGAGAAGCGAAAGAAAGTTAGAGCAGAACTAGGAATTGAAAACAAAAGAGTAATAGGACACATAGGATCTTTTAATACTCAAAAAAATCATTCCTTTTTAATTGATATATTTAATGAAATTGTAAAATTAGACGAGGACTCTGTTTTAGTACTTATAGGTGATGGAAAGAAAAGATCGGAAATCGAAGAAAAAGCCAGTAAATTTTTATTTAAAAAAAATATATTGTTTTTGGGTCATAGAAATGATGTAGCTGATCTATTGAACGCCATGGATCTAATGATTTTACCTTCATTATATGAAGGTTTGCCTTTGGTATTAGTTGAGTGGCAAGCCATGGGAATAATCTCTTTAATATCAGATCGTATAACTAAAGAAATAGCTGTAACAGACTTAGTTAATTATGAGCCATTAGAAAGTGGTTCATCAAAATGGGCTAGAAAAGCATTAGATCTGTTGGATAAAAAGAAACCCTCTACAGATTATCCAAGTTTAGAGGAGTATGAAATTTCATGTAATGTACGGAAGTTAATGAGTTTGTATTATGAGTTAGTTAGTTGTTGATACTTTTTCGATAAGGAGTAAGGAGGAAATGATGAAGTTAACTATTGAAACTATAAGAATAAAGTTAAGAAGATACTATATGAAAAAAACATCTAATTTACGCAAAAAAAAAATCAAGAATACTGACTTTACTATTTTTTCGAATAATTGTTGGGGGGGGTTTGTATATCAAAGTTATGGTTTAGCATATAACTCACCAACAATTGGATTATTTTTTATGGCAGGTGATTATTTGAAATTTATATCAGAAGTTAATAAATGGGTGTATGCTGAACTTGAATTCATTAAACCAGAAAATTCGAAGTATTCATCGCATTTTAAGAACTGGGACAAATTTGGCACTTATCCTATTGGAAAATTTGCGGGGAGCGATATTGAAATACATTTCCAACATTATAATTCTGAAGATGAGGCTTATAATAATTGGAAAAGAAGGACAAATAGAATTAATTGGAATAAAGTTTTGTATAAGTTTAATGATCAAAATTTATGCACATCTGATCATATACGTAAATTTTCTAATTTACCACACAAAAATAAGATCTGCTTTACTAGTAAGGATTATAGTATTCCAAACACTTACCATATAAAATGTCCTAAAAGATACTCTGAAATTCAAACATCGTATGAACCTTTCGGGAATTCTAGAGTTATTAATGTAAATAAATTAATCAATTCTATAACGTAATTAAAACAATTTATGTTGTTTTGAAAAGAGCTGACTGGATATGGAACTAATTTCAATTATTGTACCCGTCTATAATGCAGAAAAATATCTATTACTGTGCGTTGAAAGTATTCTTAAGCAAACATATTCTAATATAGAGGTAATTCTTGTAGACGATGGATCAACAGATTCAAGTGGAAATTTATGTGATAAGTTTGCCGAAAAGGATAAACGTGTTAGGGTAATTCATAAAAAAAATGAGGGTTTAGGCCTTGCAAGAAATTCTGGACTTCACATAATCAATGGAGTGTACGTTACTTTTGTAGACGCTGATGATTATGTAGATGATAACTTAATAGAGCTTTTATACTCATCATTAATCAAAAATGGAGCGGATACTGTTATAGGTGGTTTTAAACGTTTTCTTGACTCAGGAGAAATAGTATACCTAGAGAAATATAATACTAGAAACTATAGTAATAATGACGTTATAAATGAATTGTTTATACGTATGTTAGGCAGTTCTCCTGAAAAATCAGACTCAATAAAAATGTCAGTTTGGAATGTACTTTATTCAACTGAATTAATTAAAAAGAACGACTTAAAATTTCCTTCAGAACGAGAATTCATCTCTGAAGATATAATATTTCACACGCAATATTTTCAATATTCATGTTCTACAGTTGTTATAGACTCTTGTGCTTATAATTATAGATTGAATAACAATTCATTAACAACTACTTATAAGTCTGATAAATTTTTCAAATGTAAAGTTCTTTATAATAGAATGAGAGAGAATTTGGAAAATCTCGAGTTGGATAATAGAGCTTTTAAGAGATTGCAAAGGCAATATTTCGTTTATATTAGATCATGTATTAAGCAAGAGCACACAAATCCATATTCAAAAGCTATTACAAATATAGGAGAAATATGTAAAGATGAACAGTTAAAAAGGATAATAAAAGAGTACCCAATAAAAAAATTAGGTTTCAAACAGAAGGTCTTTTTAAGGTTAATTAAATTTAAAATGGTAAGGGTTTTATTTTTTTGTGCAAAATACAAACTGATCTAGGAGAATTTTTTTTTTGTTCCAATAATTTATTATCATGAGAATTCACTTAGGAGTTTATATGGATAAAAAAGTAAGTGTAATTATACCTAATTTTAATGCTGCAGATTTCATTAGTGATTGTATTAATTCGGTATTAAAACAAACATATTCAAATATAGAAATAATTGTTGTTGATGATGGATCGACTGACAACTCATGGAATATCATACTTGATTTCAAGGTGAAACATAAGAATATTCTTGTCACTAGACAGGTGAATTCAAATGCATCCATAGCCAGAAATAGGGGGATCGATATGGCTAATGGTGATTATATTTTATTTTTAGATTCTGATGATATTTTATATAAGAGTGCAATTGAAATTCTGGTTCATAAAATTAAAACAACAGATTCAGATTTAATATTAGGAAATTTTGTTTTAACTGATAGCAAGGGAGAAGTTATTCACAATTATTCTATATCAAGAGATTATAAATACTCTGGTGACAAGTTTGATTATTTGGGCTGTGTTCCTAATCCATCGAATAAATTATTCAAATTAGAAATTATTAAAAATCATTCAATATACTTTGGTAATGTTAGGATTGGGCAAGATTTAAATTTCTTTCTAAAATATATGCTTTTTTGTAAAAAAATACAAACTGTAAATGCTAATATATATATGTGGAGAATGCTAGAATCAAGTGTGAGTAATCTAAAATCTTTTAGGATTTTAGATATAACTGAAAGCTTTAGAAATGTAGAAATGTTCTACAAATTAAATAATGCAAGTTCATTATATGATAAATATATAAAGATAATAGAGTATAGACACTATTATTTGCAGATGGAAAAGCAAAAAAAGTTTAGTAATAAAAAAGCAAGAAAAGTAATAGTGAATTTTTTTGAATTGCATTTAAACAACCTTTCTGTTGATAAATGCCATAATTTCTCTATTTACAAAAAGGATTATATAAAATGTAAGATGAAATTAAAATTTAAGACATTTTATATATCTAGGATTTATTATTGGTTGGATAAAAAGTTTGCTCGGAGGTAAAGAAGATGTTGAGTTATCTTAGTAAAATAAAAAAAATAGCAGATAATAGAATAGAGGAATTTAGCAGAATAGGACATGCAATAGAAGGATGTAATGGTCCATATAACAACAATGATACGCCAATTAGGAATTCAGCTCATTGGATAGTAGTTTATGGGTTTTTGTATGAAAATTATAAAGAAAAGAAGTATCTTGAAGTTTTAGCCATACTTGCTGAATACTTAGTAAAAAACGATAATTTTGGAGACTCAGGAGCAATCATATGCCGAAAAGACAAGAATTGTGATGATACAAATGGACTTATTGGCCAAGCGTGGGCAATAGAAGGGCTAATAACTGCATATAAGATATTAAGAGAAAAAGCATATTATGAAAAAGCTGTTTCAATTTTTTTCACACAGGAATTTGATGAAAAGATCTGTTTGTGGAGAATTGTTGAAGGTAATGGTAACAATACAGGTTTGGATTGGGTATATAATCATCAACTTTGGTTTGCGGCTGCAGGATCTTTAATTATTGATGTAATGTTTAATGAAAAAATTGACACTAGAATTCGAGCTTTTTTAGGTAATTACCGAGTAACTTTTGGTGTTCAGCCATCTGGCCTCATTTACCATTTAATTAATAATAAAAATAAATTTGTAAATAATGCAAAGTTTGGATTGAAAATGTTGTTGACGGATCTTTGTTTAACTAAGAAGTATAAAGAATTAGCGTATTTAGAAAAAGGATATCACCTTTTTAATTTATTTGGTTTTGCTTTATTATACAATAAATACAAAAATGCTGACATCTTTAAATCTCTCAAATTTAAACGTTCTTTAAAATATGGCGTTTCCCTTATAAATGAGTTAGGTGAAAATGAAGAAAATTTTAACAAATATAGTTATGCTTATAACTCACCTGCATTCGAATATCCTTTTATATCAAGAGTTTTCCATAAAGATGACGAGCTCGTTTATGAAAAATTATTGAAAATACATGATCACATTACATTCAGTGATACAACACTTCTATATGATAGAAATAACCATGATCCTGAAACTCTGACAGCACGAATGTATGAATTAATTAGGTACTATCAGATTAGCCATATTAAAAACAAGAGGCGATAAGGTGGAATCGGTGAATAAAAGGATCTTTAGTAGATGGCAACTTATATTATTTTTCATGTTGATTCCAAGTTTATTACCTGATTCATTATATCAATTTTCAATTATAACAGACGCTACCGCAATTGTTCGTTATTTATTACTAATATATTTAGTTTTAAATATATTTTATAAGCAAAGAAGATTCAGTTCGATATTATGGCTGATTTTGATTTCTCTGATTACACAAGTTATTTCTACTTATTATAATCCTACTGGAGACTTAGGTGAGTTTCTGAAATCCTGTCTTAAAATAATGGAGACATGTTTACTTTTTGATTGGGGAGTTAAGAAAAATTCAAAAGAGTTTATTAAAACATTATTATTTATATTGGAACTAGAGATTTATATTAATCTCATTACAATAATCGTTTTCCCTGGTGGAATGTATTCTTCAGGAGCTTATTCTACAAATTATTTTATGGGATATGACAACACACATATTCGATGGCAACTACCTGCTCTTGGGATTTCGTGCATATATTCATATGTTAATTATAGGAAAATTTCAATTCGAACAATAATACTATACATTGTTGTTTTGCTGTCCAATGTTCTTGTCTTTGCAGCAACCCCAATTATTGCAACTATAGGATTCGGATTAGGTTTAATATATTTATCAATGAAGTCAAAAAGAGGTTATCAACGAG
This region includes:
- a CDS encoding glycosyltransferase family 1 protein — its product is MKKVKILVIPTGGMGLDGITTSVLNYYRNFDRNKIHTTFIATKIKCDDKLFINISREIANNGDSIYYINRSKNVFVYFVELIRLMYKGKYDLVHIHGSSSLMSIELLAAKLSGIEVRIAHSHNTTCEHKLINKLLYPFFLFLTTYRVACGIDAGRWLFKKHDFTVIRNGIDFRDFKFDKEKRKKVRAELGIENKRVIGHIGSFNTQKNHSFLIDIFNEIVKLDEDSVLVLIGDGKKRSEIEEKASKFLFKKNILFLGHRNDVADLLNAMDLMILPSLYEGLPLVLVEWQAMGIISLISDRITKEIAVTDLVNYEPLESGSSKWARKALDLLDKKKPSTDYPSLEEYEISCNVRKLMSLYYELVSC
- a CDS encoding glycosyltransferase; translated protein: MIFVTVGSRNYPFDRLFIKLDELYEKGFLKEEMFAQIGVSKYRPKYFEFKDFISQEEFKQKVEEASIVVSHGASGSIMKALNAGKKVIAVTRLEKYGEHINDHQIQNNEAFSINGYVIPVFEMEELEKAFLSIYEGTDNLKSWKNSDPKSIINIIDNFIQENW
- the pssD gene encoding PssD/Cps14F family polysaccharide biosynthesis glycosyltransferase yields the protein MEKFLKKNKGNLNIKKPKICLVSSSGGHWEQLQKLQPLLEKYEGFMVTEQTRFEAEAKYFMRQTDLKDKTMPFKMLWNTIYALFIWFKESPDFVITTGTMVAFPFYLLSVVFRKKFIFIETFGRANMPTVAGKIMEKHSDLFIVQWETQKKFYKKAIYGGCLY
- a CDS encoding glycosyltransferase family 2 protein, whose product is MELISIIVPVYNAEKYLLLCVESILKQTYSNIEVILVDDGSTDSSGNLCDKFAEKDKRVRVIHKKNEGLGLARNSGLHIINGVYVTFVDADDYVDDNLIELLYSSLIKNGADTVIGGFKRFLDSGEIVYLEKYNTRNYSNNDVINELFIRMLGSSPEKSDSIKMSVWNVLYSTELIKKNDLKFPSEREFISEDIIFHTQYFQYSCSTVVIDSCAYNYRLNNNSLTTTYKSDKFFKCKVLYNRMRENLENLELDNRAFKRLQRQYFVYIRSCIKQEHTNPYSKAITNIGEICKDEQLKRIIKEYPIKKLGFKQKVFLRLIKFKMVRVLFFCAKYKLI
- a CDS encoding sugar transferase, whose translation is MEPQRIEAARRFVNVNAKDNRVYLIMKRTIDILGALVGLILLSPLFLIVGLLIKTEDSKGPVFFTQKRVGLNQKEFTMIKFRSMVVNAEEMLASLMEQNEASGLMFKMKNDPRVLKIGKFIRKTSIDELPQLINVLKGDMSLVGPRPPLPWEVNEYTSYELQRLTVVPGCTGLWQVSGRSNIGFEEMVELDLTYIQKRDFWYDLKIIFKTVILLFGSNDAF
- a CDS encoding DUF1919 domain-containing protein, with the protein product MKLTIETIRIKLRRYYMKKTSNLRKKKIKNTDFTIFSNNCWGGFVYQSYGLAYNSPTIGLFFMAGDYLKFISEVNKWVYAELEFIKPENSKYSSHFKNWDKFGTYPIGKFAGSDIEIHFQHYNSEDEAYNNWKRRTNRINWNKVLYKFNDQNLCTSDHIRKFSNLPHKNKICFTSKDYSIPNTYHIKCPKRYSEIQTSYEPFGNSRVINVNKLINSIT
- a CDS encoding O-antigen ligase family protein, with the translated sequence MESVNKRIFSRWQLILFFMLIPSLLPDSLYQFSIITDATAIVRYLLLIYLVLNIFYKQRRFSSILWLILISLITQVISTYYNPTGDLGEFLKSCLKIMETCLLFDWGVKKNSKEFIKTLLFILELEIYINLITIIVFPGGMYSSGAYSTNYFMGYDNTHIRWQLPALGISCIYSYVNYRKISIRTIILYIVVLLSNVLVFAATPIIATIGFGLGLIYLSMKSKRGYQRGIKIFSMKTALLFGIVGSILLIGSTSNSSIISFFINIFHKSPTLSGRTIIWQNTLALIYQKPLLGYGYELPDVVSLKLVKTIGFGTNPHNYYLQLLYQGGIILGILVILIYLIIDKKLSNYKNSTVSSIFGIWFLIIAIMGTTEPQDGIYLQIAWVLAYNIEFILDETLRDLYKKKRRKLVWN
- a CDS encoding glycosyltransferase family 2 protein — its product is MDKKVSVIIPNFNAADFISDCINSVLKQTYSNIEIIVVDDGSTDNSWNIILDFKVKHKNILVTRQVNSNASIARNRGIDMANGDYILFLDSDDILYKSAIEILVHKIKTTDSDLILGNFVLTDSKGEVIHNYSISRDYKYSGDKFDYLGCVPNPSNKLFKLEIIKNHSIYFGNVRIGQDLNFFLKYMLFCKKIQTVNANIYMWRMLESSVSNLKSFRILDITESFRNVEMFYKLNNASSLYDKYIKIIEYRHYYLQMEKQKKFSNKKARKVIVNFFELHLNNLSVDKCHNFSIYKKDYIKCKMKLKFKTFYISRIYYWLDKKFARR